The Ranitomeya imitator isolate aRanImi1 chromosome 3, aRanImi1.pri, whole genome shotgun sequence genome has a window encoding:
- the LOC138671840 gene encoding uncharacterized abhydrolase domain-containing protein DDB_G0269086-like: MKMPEGGKQTEDLDLKHHSSERRVQQPPESRAASAAAAAAGEQSDECSSRRRAERRVQQPPESRAASAAAAGEQSGECSSSRRRRAERRVQQPPESRAASAAAAGEQSDECSSRRRAERRVQQPPESRAASAAAAGEQSGECSSRRRAERRVQQPPESRAASAAAAGEQSGECSSRRRAERRVQQPPESRAASAAAAGEQSGECSSRRRAERRVQQPPESRAASAAAAGEQSGECSSRRRAERRVQQPPESRAASAAAAAAGEQSGQCSSRRRAEQRVQQCCSCEAALLHGAQTLAGAVTSVVLPGDGEESGKAALLCQAALEECALRWLGASSC, translated from the exons ATGAAGATGCCAGAAGGTGGCAAGCAGACAGAAGACTtggatttaaagcaccactccagcg agcggcgagtgcagcagccgccggagagcagagcggcgagtgcagcagcagccgccgcCGGAGAGCAGAGCGACGAGTGCAGCAGCCGCCGGAGAGCAGAGCGGCGAGTGCAGCAGCCGCCGGAGAGCAGAGCGGCGAGTGCAGCAGCCGCCGGAGAGCAGAGCGGCGAGTGCAGCAGCAGTCGCCGCCGGAGAGCAGAGCGGCGAGTGCAGCAGCCGCCGGAGAGCAGAGCGGCGAGTGCAGCAGCCGCCGGAGAGCAGAGCGACGAGTGCAGCAGCCGCCGGAGAGCAGAGCGGCGAGTGCAGCAGCCGCCGGAGAGCAGAGCGGCGAGTGCAGCAGCCGCCGGAGAGCAGAGCGGCGAGTGCAGCAGCCGCCGGAGAGCAGAGCGGCGAGTGCAGCAGCCGCCGGAGAGCAGAGCGGCGAGTGCAGCAGCCGCCGGAGAGCAGAGCGGCGAGTGCAGCAGCCGCCGGAGAGCAGAGCGGCGAGTGCAGCAGCCGCCGGAGAGCAGAGCGGCGAGTGCAGCAGCCGCCGGAGAGCAGAGCGGCGAGTGCAGCAGCCGCCGGAGAGCAGAGCGGCGAGTGCAGCAGCCGCCGGAGAGCAGAGCGGCGAGTGCAGCAGCCGCCGGAGAGCAGAGCGGCGAGTGCAGCAGCCGCCGGAGAGCAGAGCGGCGAGTGCAGCAGCCGCCGGAGAGCAGAGCGGCgagtgcagcagcagccgccgcCGGAGAGCAGAGCGGCCAGTGCAGCAGCCGCCGGAGAGCAGAACAGCGAGTGCAGCAGTGCTGCTCTTGTGAAGCTGCTCTCTTGCATGGAGCACAGACACTTGCAGGAGCGGTCACATCTGTTGTGCTCCCAGGTGATGGAGAGGAGTCAGGAAAGGCAGCGCTGCTGTGCCAGGCTGCTCTGGAAGAATGTGCCCTCAGGTGGTTAGGAGCATCAAGCTGTTGA